A single region of the Latilactobacillus curvatus JCM 1096 = DSM 20019 genome encodes:
- a CDS encoding YpmS family protein yields the protein MTTRQAHQAAQKTTTKRTINYWKYSFIVLLAVVIGTVGLVGYNVTAPKTEMIKTEKIIKADSTFEIQMHKRQINSLVTYYLQNYLEDSKIKYQLTLDQQAILSGQFKFLGFPVEFNLFFEPYVLENGDVQLRAKQLAVGQLKVPMSFVFNYIKRQYKFPKWVILDAHKSRITLRLNEFKLENGMQVTAKHIDLKNDKIDLNVYIPLKNKK from the coding sequence ATGACAACCAGACAAGCACATCAAGCAGCACAGAAAACAACAACTAAACGGACCATCAATTATTGGAAATACAGTTTCATCGTCTTATTAGCAGTCGTGATCGGGACAGTTGGTCTTGTCGGCTACAACGTGACAGCCCCTAAGACTGAAATGATTAAAACTGAGAAAATCATCAAAGCTGATAGCACTTTTGAAATTCAGATGCATAAGAGACAAATCAATAGTTTAGTCACCTATTATTTACAAAACTACTTGGAAGATTCAAAGATTAAATACCAACTCACCCTGGATCAGCAGGCGATTTTATCTGGTCAATTCAAGTTCTTAGGGTTTCCGGTCGAATTCAACCTCTTTTTTGAACCGTACGTTTTAGAAAATGGCGACGTACAATTACGCGCCAAACAATTAGCAGTCGGACAATTGAAGGTGCCCATGTCGTTTGTCTTTAATTACATCAAGCGTCAATACAAATTCCCCAAATGGGTTATTTTGGATGCACACAAGAGCCGGATTACATTACGCCTAAATGAGTTCAAGCTCGAAAACGGGATGCAAGTAACTGCTAAACATATCGATTTGAAGAATGATAAGATTGATTTAAACGTCTATATCCCGCTAAAAAATAAGAAATAA
- a CDS encoding DNA-processing protein DprA — protein sequence MLTKKQLLLKVHLADGFGPISELRLAAWLVTSHNWALSALEIAQIACLPERYWLTFQTSFDSLALQQKCATHERYVQYLTILEADYPQRLLETHCPPTVLFYRGDLSVLKQPCVAVVGARQATEYTKQALQHLLGLPQTTTIISGLAQGADAMAHEVALQKGLRPIGVIGTGLNCYYPPQNEHLQQAVAEKGLLISEYGLDVTAKKHHFPAREVM from the coding sequence GTGTTGACTAAAAAGCAATTATTATTGAAAGTACACCTGGCAGATGGGTTTGGCCCCATCAGTGAATTACGCTTAGCCGCATGGTTAGTAACGAGTCACAATTGGGCTTTATCGGCATTGGAGATTGCGCAGATTGCGTGTTTACCGGAGCGATATTGGCTGACCTTTCAGACTAGTTTTGACAGTCTAGCTCTGCAACAGAAGTGTGCCACGCATGAACGTTATGTTCAGTATCTGACGATTCTAGAAGCAGATTATCCGCAACGGTTGTTAGAAACCCATTGTCCGCCAACAGTTTTATTTTATCGCGGCGATTTAAGTGTTTTGAAACAGCCATGTGTTGCGGTGGTTGGTGCGCGGCAAGCCACGGAGTATACTAAGCAAGCCCTGCAGCATTTATTGGGATTACCACAAACAACGACGATTATCAGTGGTTTAGCTCAAGGGGCGGATGCGATGGCGCATGAAGTTGCACTCCAAAAAGGGTTACGACCGATTGGCGTGATTGGAACGGGCTTGAATTGTTATTACCCACCACAAAACGAACACTTGCAACAGGCGGTCGCTGAAAAAGGGTTATTGATATCAGAATACGGTTTGGACGTAACGGCTAAGAAGCACCACTTCCCAGCCCGGGAAGTGATGTAA
- a CDS encoding tyrosine-type recombinase/integrase — protein MTKLNYSKKYDHVFSYESKKGTKYGYRFPYFDNFHRRKEASKRGFDSEKSANHALLKIQLDISNQNFTKLDTSKMTVQQWATQWMESKQGEWRETTRRGTMNIVNKYVIPLLGKQDLKSLNKAKYVSLFINPLRENFHLAPTSIQSYHKKVMALMNAAVENEFLDKNKLNNIHFDINIDRRPFSEKDLQVFNRELNNTTLDAKVFFYILELTGMRKGECLALTWNDIYFENNNISISKTRGDYGIGKPKTKASIRDILVSGELIDLLKKYKIHQKKKCLRLGIPFEEDSLVITNYYNRPFSPSGCGARLNTILKRCNIDPKKYVIHSLRHTHATYLLTNGMDLESVAKRLGHGSSRTTQLHYSHVLNDYDKRNVNVISNLIKIV, from the coding sequence ATGACAAAATTAAATTATTCAAAAAAATATGATCATGTCTTTTCTTACGAGTCTAAAAAAGGTACCAAATATGGGTATCGATTCCCGTACTTCGATAATTTTCATCGACGAAAAGAAGCCAGCAAACGAGGGTTCGATTCTGAAAAATCTGCTAACCACGCACTTTTAAAAATTCAATTAGATATATCAAATCAAAATTTTACAAAACTGGATACATCTAAAATGACTGTACAACAGTGGGCAACGCAATGGATGGAATCTAAGCAAGGAGAATGGCGTGAAACAACAAGGCGTGGGACTATGAATATAGTAAATAAATACGTAATTCCGCTACTTGGGAAACAAGATCTAAAGTCCTTGAACAAAGCTAAATACGTCTCTCTATTTATCAATCCGCTTAGAGAGAACTTCCACCTTGCACCGACTTCAATCCAATCTTACCACAAGAAAGTTATGGCTTTGATGAACGCTGCTGTTGAAAATGAATTTTTAGACAAAAACAAACTTAATAATATACATTTTGACATCAATATAGATCGTCGACCCTTCTCAGAAAAAGATTTGCAAGTTTTTAACCGCGAACTTAACAATACGACTTTAGATGCCAAAGTATTTTTTTATATCTTGGAATTAACCGGTATGCGCAAGGGAGAATGTCTAGCGTTGACGTGGAATGATATATATTTTGAAAATAACAACATAAGCATCAGCAAGACTCGTGGTGATTACGGTATTGGCAAACCGAAGACGAAAGCGAGCATAAGAGATATTTTAGTTTCTGGCGAGCTTATTGATCTCCTTAAAAAGTATAAAATACACCAAAAGAAAAAATGTTTAAGATTGGGCATCCCTTTTGAAGAAGACAGCTTAGTAATAACTAATTATTACAACCGACCCTTTTCTCCAAGCGGCTGCGGTGCGCGACTAAACACAATCTTAAAACGTTGCAACATCGACCCCAAAAAGTACGTCATACACTCCTTGCGCCATACACACGCAACATATCTATTGACGAATGGCATGGATTTAGAGTCCGTAGCTAAAAGGCTTGGCCACGGGTCATCAAGAACAACGCAACTGCACTATAGCCATGTGCTTAACGATTATGATAAGCGGAATGTGAATGTTATCAGCAATTTGATAAAAATCGTTTAG
- a CDS encoding ribonuclease HII codes for MTKPESIAAIKARLLDDISEEEVALLRSDARAGVQKLLVQYDKRMAKLAAQKAAFIERRQLEESLWPDYPLIAGIDEVGRGPLAGPVVTAAVILPHDFDLWQVNDSKQLSFKVKQELYRGIMAQAISVSIGIADAPRIDQENIYHATELAMGEAVAGLAEHPDYLLVDAMTVPTDIPQEKLIKGDARSISIASASIVAKVIRDQLMINYDQQYPGYDLANNMGYGTAKHLAGLAEFGVTPIHRRSFSPVKDAL; via the coding sequence ATGACCAAACCAGAATCAATTGCTGCCATTAAGGCACGCTTATTAGACGACATTTCAGAGGAAGAAGTGGCGCTCTTACGCAGTGATGCGCGTGCTGGCGTGCAGAAGTTACTCGTTCAATATGACAAGCGGATGGCTAAGTTAGCGGCGCAAAAAGCGGCGTTTATCGAACGACGCCAGCTAGAAGAAAGTTTATGGCCAGATTATCCCTTGATTGCTGGAATTGATGAAGTTGGGCGCGGCCCATTAGCGGGTCCAGTTGTGACAGCGGCCGTCATTTTGCCACATGATTTTGACCTATGGCAAGTCAACGACTCTAAACAGCTTTCGTTTAAGGTGAAACAAGAACTGTATCGCGGTATCATGGCACAAGCCATCAGTGTCAGCATTGGGATTGCCGATGCACCACGGATCGACCAAGAGAATATCTATCACGCTACGGAACTGGCGATGGGCGAAGCTGTCGCTGGTTTAGCAGAACACCCCGATTACCTATTGGTGGACGCAATGACCGTGCCGACAGACATCCCACAAGAAAAATTGATTAAGGGGGATGCGCGCAGTATTAGTATCGCCTCAGCCAGTATTGTGGCTAAAGTGATTCGGGATCAATTGATGATTAATTATGATCAACAGTATCCGGGTTACGATCTTGCTAATAATATGGGTTACGGGACAGCGAAACATCTCGCTGGTTTAGCTGAATTCGGTGTTACGCCAATTCACCGCCGCAGTTTTTCGCCCGTTAAAGACGCCCTATAG
- a CDS encoding XRE family transcriptional regulator: MTDDLKLTFGKNMKKYRSLNNETSKELAEIIGVSQSTISDWENGKKMPRAGAIESLASHWRINKSQLLLSQEAQIEATFNKISNYNFFDAGLSAGVLNDVDPFTANEVETIGLSDVIMGKYAGDKDIFITYINGESMNRIIPDGSLIAIKKYSDFTELCDGDIVVFQEGAGMAVKRFYNDPRNKIVTFTPDSTSGEFRPINYLYDSMSDVRIIGKVVVYTVTV, from the coding sequence ATGACTGATGATTTGAAATTAACGTTTGGTAAAAATATGAAAAAATACCGCTCATTAAACAACGAAACCTCAAAAGAGCTTGCTGAAATCATTGGAGTTTCTCAATCTACTATCAGCGATTGGGAAAACGGCAAGAAGATGCCACGTGCTGGTGCTATTGAATCATTAGCAAGTCACTGGAGAATTAACAAATCCCAACTTTTACTTAGTCAAGAAGCTCAAATAGAAGCAACTTTTAACAAGATATCTAACTATAACTTTTTCGACGCTGGTTTATCGGCTGGCGTGCTCAATGACGTTGATCCATTCACAGCTAATGAAGTTGAAACGATTGGCCTTTCAGACGTCATTATGGGTAAATATGCTGGCGATAAAGATATATTCATCACTTACATCAATGGTGAATCAATGAATAGAATCATTCCAGACGGTTCATTGATCGCAATTAAAAAATACAGCGATTTTACAGAACTGTGTGACGGCGATATCGTCGTTTTTCAAGAAGGCGCAGGAATGGCTGTTAAACGGTTCTACAATGATCCTAGAAATAAGATTGTCACATTCACGCCCGACAGCACAAGCGGCGAGTTCCGCCCTATTAATTACTTATACGACTCAATGAGCGACGTTAGAATTATTGGGAAAGTAGTCGTTTATACGGTTACCGTCTAG
- a CDS encoding ABC-F family ATP-binding cassette domain-containing protein: MQTLTATHLTKTYGEKTLFEDISFLIREGDRIGLVGINGTGKTTLLNAITGTDSYDSGQVETPNQYAMSYLAQKPSFDTNLSIMAAIFAGDNPVFKTIQNYERVLAAYTQDPTNSKLQTQYEQADAQMTQQDAWTVDTDIKTILTQLHLTDLDQPINTLSGGQQKRVGLAQALIESPDLLILDEPTNHLDFDSIEWLEKRLAQYQGALLIVTHDRYFLDRVANQIFELDGGQLYSYNGNYEQFLTQKADRLEREQQAAHKQQQLYKQELTWMRAGAKARTTKQQARINRFNDLKANLTTGPDDSEVDIQMGQSRLGKKVLELKNASLKLGDRQILDDFSILVQANDRIGISGVNGAGKSSLLNVLAERLPLDSGELIVGETVNLGYYTQQNEDLDPNKRVIAYLQEAGEEVIGKNGDRISVTQLLEQFLFSRQMHGTLIGKLSGGEKRRLYLLKILMQQPNVLLLDEPTNDLDIGTLTILENYLENFNGTVITVSHDRYFLDQVADKLLIFEGAGKISTEVGLFSDYLAKQKATPTKSAPKAATASVEEAPVAKTKQKLTYAEQKEYEHIEADMEQLDEQIETIKAEMNANGADYGKLAEWQAQMDQLNQQLDEKMTRWEYLSEYAN; this comes from the coding sequence TTGCAAACATTGACAGCAACGCATTTAACGAAGACTTACGGCGAAAAAACGCTTTTTGAAGACATTTCATTTTTAATCCGTGAAGGGGACCGCATTGGTTTAGTCGGCATTAATGGGACCGGGAAAACGACGTTACTCAACGCGATTACCGGCACGGATTCATACGATAGCGGGCAGGTTGAAACGCCTAACCAATACGCGATGAGTTATTTAGCCCAGAAACCAAGCTTTGATACGAACTTAAGTATTATGGCGGCGATTTTTGCCGGCGATAATCCGGTTTTCAAGACGATTCAAAACTATGAACGCGTCTTGGCGGCATATACGCAAGATCCCACTAATTCGAAGTTACAGACGCAATACGAACAAGCTGATGCGCAAATGACGCAACAAGATGCTTGGACGGTTGATACGGATATCAAGACGATTTTGACGCAATTACATCTAACGGATTTGGATCAACCGATTAATACATTATCTGGGGGCCAACAAAAACGGGTTGGGTTGGCACAAGCCTTAATTGAAAGCCCAGACTTATTGATTTTGGACGAACCAACGAACCACTTGGATTTTGATTCCATTGAATGGCTTGAAAAACGCTTAGCACAATATCAAGGCGCGCTTTTAATTGTCACGCATGATCGCTACTTCTTGGATCGTGTTGCGAACCAAATTTTTGAACTCGACGGTGGTCAACTCTATTCATATAACGGTAACTATGAACAATTTTTAACCCAAAAAGCTGATCGCTTGGAACGTGAACAACAAGCTGCCCATAAGCAACAACAACTCTACAAGCAAGAATTAACGTGGATGCGCGCGGGTGCTAAGGCACGAACAACCAAGCAACAAGCGCGGATTAATCGCTTCAATGACTTAAAGGCGAATTTAACCACTGGACCAGACGATTCGGAAGTCGATATTCAGATGGGGCAATCGCGGTTAGGTAAAAAAGTACTCGAATTAAAGAACGCCAGTTTAAAACTCGGCGATCGTCAGATTTTGGATGACTTTAGTATTCTAGTTCAAGCGAATGATCGGATTGGGATTAGTGGCGTCAACGGGGCCGGTAAATCATCACTGTTAAACGTGTTGGCTGAACGCCTCCCACTTGATAGTGGCGAGTTAATTGTCGGCGAAACCGTCAACCTCGGCTACTATACGCAACAAAATGAAGACTTAGATCCTAACAAACGAGTGATTGCATACTTGCAAGAAGCCGGCGAAGAAGTCATTGGTAAAAATGGGGACCGGATCAGTGTCACACAATTGTTAGAACAATTCCTATTCAGCCGTCAAATGCACGGCACATTGATTGGCAAACTTTCTGGTGGTGAAAAACGCCGCTTGTACTTGTTGAAAATTTTGATGCAACAACCAAACGTCTTATTACTGGATGAACCAACTAACGATTTAGATATTGGCACGTTGACGATTCTGGAAAATTACTTGGAAAACTTTAACGGGACTGTGATCACAGTTTCGCATGACCGTTACTTCCTCGATCAAGTTGCCGACAAACTCTTGATTTTTGAAGGGGCCGGCAAGATTAGCACCGAAGTTGGCCTGTTCAGCGATTACTTGGCAAAACAAAAAGCAACACCAACTAAGTCAGCGCCTAAAGCAGCGACAGCATCGGTTGAAGAAGCACCAGTTGCAAAGACCAAGCAGAAATTAACATACGCCGAACAAAAGGAATACGAACACATCGAAGCCGACATGGAACAATTGGACGAACAGATTGAAACCATCAAAGCAGAAATGAACGCAAACGGCGCGGACTATGGTAAATTAGCAGAGTGGCAGGCCCAAATGGATCAACTTAACCAACAACTAGACGAAAAAATGACCCGCTGGGAATACTTAAGTGAATACGCAAACTAA
- a CDS encoding dihydrofolate reductase, with the protein MLAFLWAEDQNGLIGQNGHLPWSLPNDLANFKHETVHEVVVMGRKTYDSLPVQPLPGRQNIVITRQPDLAVADGVFVMHTKAELLKYEQANPMKKIFIIGGADIFAMYADDVDYLYVTKIAESFEGNVYMPKLAMDQFELISQTPGVVDERNRYAHTFEIYQRR; encoded by the coding sequence ATGTTAGCATTCTTATGGGCTGAAGATCAAAATGGGTTAATCGGTCAAAATGGTCACTTACCATGGTCATTACCCAACGATCTTGCCAATTTTAAACACGAAACGGTTCATGAAGTGGTGGTAATGGGCCGGAAAACGTATGATAGTTTACCCGTCCAACCCTTACCTGGACGCCAAAACATTGTGATTACGCGACAACCGGATTTAGCTGTGGCTGATGGGGTGTTTGTGATGCACACCAAAGCGGAACTGCTTAAATATGAGCAAGCCAACCCGATGAAAAAGATTTTTATCATTGGTGGTGCCGATATTTTTGCAATGTACGCCGATGATGTCGATTATCTGTACGTTACAAAAATTGCTGAATCGTTTGAAGGCAACGTTTATATGCCAAAATTAGCGATGGATCAGTTCGAATTGATCAGTCAAACACCTGGTGTGGTGGACGAACGTAATCGCTATGCGCATACGTTTGAAATCTATCAACGCCGTTAG
- a CDS encoding SGNH/GDSL hydrolase family protein, producing the protein MKKARQILIDLGLFAGAILVVFIIWQLLTPRPNQAPKTVTSTSSADKVIKSKPKPKKTLQLVAIGDSLTHGVGDETNKEGYVSLVANQIQQATKHPVKTANFGVTGDTSVQITKRVQKQKPLQQQLAKADIVTLTVGGNDLMAVLQNNFFELNQRRITTGQQKYQANLTTLMMQIRKYNPDAPIFIMGVYNPFYVYFPEITGMSKAVAEWNQTAKTVANDFKDTYYVNSDRMLTRGDGHFVKQTKSLAKMDSAQLQKTLAANEHLNPYISPDDHFHPNHKGYQWVTKAFWQVMKAHKQTWD; encoded by the coding sequence TTGAAGAAAGCACGACAGATTTTAATTGATTTAGGCTTATTTGCTGGTGCGATTTTAGTGGTCTTTATTATCTGGCAACTATTAACGCCACGGCCCAACCAAGCGCCTAAGACGGTAACATCAACGTCTTCAGCGGATAAAGTGATCAAATCAAAACCAAAACCAAAAAAGACGTTGCAGTTGGTTGCGATTGGCGATTCATTGACGCATGGTGTTGGTGATGAGACCAACAAAGAAGGCTATGTGTCATTAGTTGCCAATCAGATTCAGCAAGCAACCAAGCATCCCGTCAAGACCGCCAATTTCGGTGTGACGGGCGATACCAGTGTACAGATTACTAAACGCGTGCAGAAACAAAAGCCGCTACAGCAGCAATTGGCAAAAGCTGATATTGTGACGCTAACTGTTGGGGGCAACGACCTAATGGCAGTTTTACAGAATAATTTTTTTGAGCTGAATCAACGTCGGATTACGACTGGTCAGCAAAAATATCAAGCGAATTTAACCACGCTGATGATGCAAATTAGAAAATATAATCCTGATGCCCCAATTTTCATCATGGGGGTCTACAATCCGTTTTATGTCTATTTCCCTGAAATCACTGGGATGTCAAAGGCGGTTGCTGAGTGGAATCAGACCGCCAAAACGGTTGCTAATGATTTCAAAGATACGTATTATGTCAATAGTGATCGGATGTTGACACGGGGCGATGGGCATTTTGTCAAACAGACTAAATCGCTCGCTAAAATGGATAGTGCACAGTTGCAAAAAACATTAGCGGCTAACGAGCATTTGAACCCCTATATCAGTCCAGATGATCATTTCCATCCCAATCATAAAGGTTATCAATGGGTCACAAAGGCCTTTTGGCAAGTGATGAAAGCACACAAGCAAACGTGGGATTAG
- a CDS encoding thymidylate synthase, translated as MSEQTYLDLERTILETGHYKEDRTNTGTYSLFGYQMRFDLNEGFPLLTTKKVPFGLIKSELLWFLKGDSNIRYLLQHNNHIWDEWAFERYVQSADYTGPDMTDFGHRAQTDAAFNTVYRDQMQQFNERILDDEAFAKQYGELGDIYGKQWRAWQTRSGDTIDQIKNVIEQIKTNPDSRRLIVSAWNPEDVPSMVLPPCHTMFQFYVNDGRLSCQLYQRSGDVFLGVPFNIASYALLTHLIAHETGLEVGEFIHTLGDAHIYSNHIEQVKTQLQRPIHAAPKLWLNPDKTSIFDFDVADIKLENYEAEPAIKAPVAV; from the coding sequence ATGTCTGAGCAAACCTACTTAGATTTAGAACGTACCATTTTAGAAACGGGTCATTATAAAGAAGATCGTACCAACACTGGCACCTATAGTCTGTTTGGCTATCAAATGCGCTTTGATTTAAACGAAGGGTTTCCTTTATTAACCACCAAAAAAGTGCCATTCGGGTTAATTAAAAGTGAGTTATTGTGGTTTTTAAAAGGTGATTCCAATATTCGTTACTTACTACAACACAATAATCATATTTGGGATGAATGGGCGTTTGAACGTTACGTTCAAAGTGCCGATTACACAGGCCCGGATATGACAGATTTTGGTCATCGTGCCCAAACTGATGCGGCCTTCAATACTGTTTATCGCGACCAAATGCAACAGTTTAACGAACGGATTTTAGACGATGAAGCCTTTGCCAAACAATATGGTGAACTGGGCGATATCTATGGTAAACAATGGCGTGCTTGGCAAACCCGTTCTGGGGACACAATCGATCAGATTAAAAACGTGATTGAACAAATTAAAACCAATCCCGATTCACGGCGCTTAATTGTCTCAGCTTGGAATCCAGAAGACGTGCCAAGTATGGTGTTGCCGCCTTGTCATACGATGTTCCAGTTCTACGTTAATGACGGACGGTTATCGTGCCAATTGTATCAACGCAGCGGGGATGTTTTCCTTGGCGTACCATTTAACATTGCGAGCTACGCATTATTGACACATTTGATTGCGCATGAAACCGGCCTTGAAGTCGGTGAATTCATCCATACGTTGGGTGATGCCCATATTTACAGTAATCATATTGAACAGGTGAAGACACAGCTTCAACGCCCAATTCATGCCGCACCAAAATTGTGGCTCAATCCAGATAAAACAAGCATCTTTGATTTTGATGTCGCCGATATTAAACTTGAAAACTATGAAGCAGAACCCGCAATTAAAGCACCCGTTGCGGTTTAA
- the ylqF gene encoding ribosome biogenesis GTPase YlqF, translating to MMTIQWYPGHMAKAQKQIKERLKAVDLILEIVDARVPESSINPMIAELGQNKPTLLIMNKADMADAKRTQQWIETFKKRGITAIALDAQHKSKLPQIEKVAQEILADKLAKKRAKGILNPVIRAMCVGVPNVGKSTILNRLVQKNIAVTGNRPGVTKNQQWLKAGQSLELLDTPGVLWPKFEDPAVGNKLALTGAISDAIYHPDDVVVYALDYFKDFYPQQLVKEYHVTPAELEMPAPDLIMALTKRLGFKEDYDRFCMKFITDARKGKLGRFTLDIVPVEAH from the coding sequence ATTATGACAATTCAATGGTATCCAGGCCATATGGCAAAGGCCCAAAAACAAATTAAAGAACGGCTCAAAGCAGTCGATTTGATTCTCGAAATCGTGGATGCACGGGTTCCAGAATCTTCCATTAATCCGATGATTGCAGAACTTGGTCAAAACAAACCGACGCTCTTGATTATGAACAAAGCGGATATGGCAGATGCCAAACGCACACAACAATGGATTGAAACATTTAAAAAACGGGGGATTACAGCAATCGCGCTTGATGCGCAACATAAATCAAAATTACCGCAAATCGAAAAAGTAGCACAAGAAATTTTGGCAGACAAACTTGCTAAAAAACGGGCAAAAGGGATTCTTAATCCGGTGATCCGTGCAATGTGTGTTGGGGTTCCTAACGTTGGTAAATCAACGATTTTGAATCGCTTGGTGCAAAAAAACATTGCGGTAACAGGTAATCGACCCGGTGTAACCAAGAATCAACAATGGTTAAAAGCGGGCCAATCACTCGAATTGTTAGATACACCAGGGGTTTTATGGCCTAAATTCGAAGATCCAGCTGTCGGCAATAAGTTGGCCTTAACTGGTGCGATTTCGGATGCAATTTATCACCCGGATGATGTTGTGGTGTATGCTCTCGATTATTTCAAGGATTTCTATCCGCAACAATTGGTAAAAGAATACCATGTGACGCCGGCTGAACTTGAAATGCCAGCGCCTGATTTAATCATGGCATTGACCAAACGACTAGGTTTTAAAGAAGACTACGATCGCTTCTGTATGAAATTCATCACGGACGCGCGTAAGGGTAAGTTAGGGCGCTTTACACTCGATATCGTTCCTGTGGAGGCGCACTAA
- a CDS encoding YozE family protein, which translates to MKQSFYRYLMTQRDPNNYEPVPQFANNAFFDQSFPKQSGDYETLTRYLELNGSYLPSMTIFDEAYEAYQESEQA; encoded by the coding sequence ATGAAGCAGAGTTTTTATCGTTACCTCATGACCCAACGTGATCCGAATAATTATGAACCAGTTCCCCAATTTGCCAACAATGCCTTTTTTGACCAATCTTTCCCTAAACAAAGCGGCGATTATGAAACATTAACGCGCTATTTGGAACTTAATGGCAGCTACCTCCCGAGTATGACGATTTTTGATGAGGCGTATGAAGCCTATCAGGAAAGCGAACAAGCCTAA
- the lepB gene encoding signal peptidase I: MTSPKQKLWRGWAITGYWLLAFLLAGTVAIVLRSFILVPASVSGQSMAPTLESADQLLLRTSGPIKRFDVVVFTRADQTTYVKRVIGLPGETVAYRNDQLYINGRHVDEPFLNQAKKKPGILTSDFELKTLIGEKQIPKDEYFVLGDNRQISKDSRLFGTIHRDTILGRAVAVYWPIKDIQSLK, from the coding sequence ATGACTTCCCCGAAGCAGAAATTGTGGCGGGGATGGGCCATTACCGGCTATTGGCTTCTCGCATTTTTACTGGCTGGGACGGTAGCGATTGTGTTACGGTCGTTCATTCTGGTCCCCGCATCGGTGTCAGGGCAATCGATGGCCCCGACGCTTGAGTCAGCGGACCAACTCTTATTACGCACTAGTGGGCCCATCAAGCGCTTTGATGTTGTTGTCTTCACCCGAGCTGATCAAACAACTTATGTGAAACGGGTGATTGGTCTGCCAGGTGAAACCGTTGCATACCGCAATGACCAGCTGTACATCAATGGACGGCATGTCGACGAACCATTCTTGAATCAGGCCAAAAAGAAACCAGGGATTTTAACATCAGATTTTGAATTAAAAACCTTAATCGGCGAAAAGCAGATTCCAAAAGATGAGTACTTTGTATTGGGTGACAATCGCCAGATCAGCAAAGATAGCCGCTTGTTTGGTACGATCCACCGCGATACAATATTAGGCCGAGCAGTGGCGGTCTACTGGCCGATTAAAGATATACAATCTTTAAAATAA
- a CDS encoding DegV family protein, with protein sequence MANIKIVTDSSIQLTPEEIKEHHITVIPLTIMIDNTVYIDGETITRDQFMTEMASASTLPKTSQPAIGNFVETYEQLAADGSQILSIHMLRAISGTVDTARQAGEMAKADVTVVDSDFTDRAMAFQVLKAAEVIENGGSMDDALAAIQNVHDHTKLYMGVTDLTNLVKGGRLSHAAGVISSLLNIKVILEVADSELKVLRKGRGMKTITKFIDEMEADMRDLKIRAIGISHADGLELSEKIKAQLQVVFPNIEILVRTTDPVIATHAGAGAFAVMYYTED encoded by the coding sequence GTGGCTAATATTAAAATTGTAACGGATTCATCCATCCAACTCACTCCTGAAGAAATTAAAGAACATCATATTACGGTTATTCCGTTGACGATTATGATTGACAATACGGTGTATATCGATGGTGAAACCATTACCCGCGATCAATTTATGACTGAAATGGCAAGTGCGAGTACCTTACCTAAGACGAGTCAACCCGCAATCGGGAATTTTGTCGAAACGTATGAACAATTAGCGGCTGATGGCAGCCAGATTTTATCAATTCACATGCTACGAGCAATTAGTGGCACTGTTGATACAGCCCGCCAAGCCGGCGAGATGGCGAAAGCAGATGTAACAGTTGTCGATAGCGACTTTACCGACCGTGCAATGGCATTCCAAGTGTTAAAAGCGGCAGAAGTCATTGAAAACGGCGGTAGCATGGATGATGCTTTAGCAGCCATTCAAAACGTACACGATCATACGAAGTTATACATGGGTGTGACTGATCTAACCAACCTCGTTAAGGGGGGCCGGTTGAGTCATGCGGCTGGTGTGATTTCAAGTTTATTAAATATCAAGGTGATCCTTGAAGTGGCTGATAGCGAATTAAAAGTGTTACGCAAAGGCCGGGGGATGAAGACCATTACGAAATTCATCGATGAAATGGAAGCTGATATGCGCGACTTAAAGATTCGGGCAATCGGGATTTCACATGCGGATGGGCTAGAATTGAGCGAAAAAATTAAAGCACAATTGCAAGTAGTATTCCCAAACATCGAAATTCTTGTCCGGACAACTGATCCAGTGATTGCAACGCATGCGGGTGCAGGCGCATTTGCCGTTATGTACTACACAGAGGATTAA